The following proteins are encoded in a genomic region of Vidua macroura isolate BioBank_ID:100142 chromosome 10, ASM2450914v1, whole genome shotgun sequence:
- the IWS1 gene encoding protein IWS1 homolog isoform X1, with the protein MDTHYYGGEQSDDGGATPVQDERDSGSDVEDEGNEQHSGSENGSVGHHSENEHSDGEDDGQVGEPHMTDSENEDNPRQKESDSDNEEPPNHNVSDSENEATHGEKDSDSDTEDHPNRHLSDSENEEALNHQASDSDNGEPPRDHSSDFENEESHKQPASDSESEELQKQPASDSESEELQKQPASDSESEEPQKQPASDSESEEPQKQPASDSESEDVSRHKQIGSEDSDGEDRKEKVQNDSHHSDNEHVRKGFQGSDSEDEAPKRHKISDSDEDEKEEEKTVKRKTAILSDSEDDSEKTPAKKVRILSDAEESDSDAASEKSDKRKKNVVSDSEEEEEEEGKENAGKKKGKDLFGSDSESGNEQENLIADIFGESGDEEEEEFTGFNQEDLEEEKGDGDMKEAADESDSDDNIKRGKHMDFMSDFDMMLQRKKSMSGKRRRNRDGGTFISDADDVVSAMIVKMNEAAEEDRQLNTQKKPALKKLTLLPTVVMHLKKQDLKETFIDSGVMSAIKEWLSPLPDRSLPALKIREELLKILQELPSVSQETLKHSGIGRAVMYLYKHPKESRPNKDMAGKLINEWSRPIFGLTSNYKGMTREEREQRDLEQMPHRRKMSSSGGQTPRRDLEKVLTGEEKALRPGDPGFCARARVPMPSNKDYVVRPKWNVEMESSRFQGTSKKGVSRLDKQMRKFTDIRKKSRSAHAVKISIEGNKMPL; encoded by the exons ATGGACACCCACTATTACGGCGGGGAGCAGTCAG ATGATGGAGGAGCTACTCCAGTGCAAGACGAGCGAGACTCAGGATCCGATGTGGAAGATGAAGGAAACGAACAACATTCTGGATCGGAGAATGGCAGTGTAGGACACCATTCAGAG aatgaACACAGTGATGGAGAAGATGATGGGCAAGTGGGAGAGCCTCATATGACAGACTCTGAAAATGAAGATAACCcaaggcaaaaagaaagtgaCTCAGATAATGAGGAGCCCCCAAATCACAATGTGAGTGattcagaaaatgaagcaaCTCATGGAGAGAAAGACAGTGACTCTGATACTGAGGACCATCCAAACCGGCATTTAAGTGACTCTGAAAATGAAGAGGCTTTAAATCATCAAGCGAGTGACTCTGACAATGGAGAACCTCCAAGGGATCACAGCAGTGATTTCGAAAATGAGGAATCACACAAGCAGCCAGCCAGTGACTCTGAGAGCGAGGAACTCCAGAAGCAGCCAGCCAGTGACTCCGAGAGTGAAGAGCTCCAGAAGCAGCCAGCCAGTGACTCTGAGAGTGAAGAGCCTCAGAAGCAGCCAGCCAGTGACTCCGAGAGTGAAGAGCCTCAGAAGCAGCCAGCCAGCGACTCGGAGAGCGAGGATGTGTCCAGACACAAGCAGATAGGCTCCGAAGATAGCGATGGggaggacaggaaggaaaaggtgCAGAATGACTCTCATCATTCAGATAATGAACATGTAAGGAAAGGATTTCAGGGCTCTGACAGTGAAGACGAAGCTCCTAAGAGACATAAAATATCAGACAGTGATGAAgatgaaaaagaggaagaaaagacagTGAAGAGGAAAACAGCCATCCTTTCTGATAGTGAGGATGACAGTGAGAAAACAC ctgcaAAAAAGGTACGAATCCTTTCCGATGCTGAAGAATCAGATAGTGACgctgcttcagagaaatctgacaaaaggaagaaaaatgttgtATCTGATagtgaggaggaagaagaagaagaaggaaaagagaatgctgggaagaaaaaaggaaaagatctgTTTGGCAGTGACAGTGAATCTGGAAATGAACAAGA GAACCTGATTGCAGATATATTTGGAGAATCTGgtgatgaggaagaggaggaatttACA GGTTTTAACCAGGAGGATTTGGAGGAAGAGAAGGGTGATGGAGACATGAAGGAGGCAGCAGATGAATCAGACTCTGATGATAACATCAAAAGAGGAAAGCA CATGGACTTCATGTCAGATTTCGACATGATGCTGCAGCGGAAGAAGAGCATGAGTGGCAAGCGCAGGCGGAACCGTGATGGGGGAACTTTCATCAGTGACGCAGATGATGTGGTCAGTGCCATGATTGTGAAGATGAATGAAGCTGCTGAG GAGGATCGTCAGCTAAATACACAAAAGAAACCAGCACTGAAGAAATTAACTTTGCTACCAACTGTAGTTATGCATCTTAAAAA GCAGGATCTCAAAGAAACTTTCATCGATAGTGGTGTTATGTCTGCCATCAAAGAGTGGCTTTCTCCTCTTCCAGACCGAAGTCTGCCAGCACTAAAGATAAGAGAGGAGCTTCTGAAGATCCTGCAAGAG ctgcccagTGTGAGCCAGGAGACCCTGAAGCACAGTGGCATTGGACGGGCTGTGATGTACCTGTACAAACACCCCAAGGAGTCGAGACCGAACAAGGACATGGCTGGGAAGCTGATCA ATGAATGGTCTCGACCCATCTTCGGCCTTACCTCAAACTACAAAGGCATGACCAGAGAAGAGAGGGAACAGAGAGATTTGGAACAGATGCCTCATCGAAGGAAAATGAGCAG CTCTGGTGGTCAGACTCCCCGTAGGGACCTGGAAAAAGTATtaacaggagaagaaaa GGCTCTCAGGCCCGGGGACCCTGGGTTCTGTGCCCGTGCAAGGGTCCCAATGCCCTCCAACAAAGACTATGTCGTCAGGCCCAAGTGGAACGTGGAGATGGAGTCCTCCAGG ttccAGGGGACCTCTAAGAAAGGGGTGAGTCGACTGGACAAACAGATGCGGAAATTCAcagatatcaggaaaaaaagcagatcGGCCCATGCAGTGAAAATCAGCATTGAGGGCAATAAGATGCCATTGTGA
- the IWS1 gene encoding protein IWS1 homolog isoform X2, with protein MDTHYYGGEQSDDGGATPVQDERDSGSDVEDEGNEQHSGSENGSVGHHSENEHSDGEDDGQVGEPHMTDSENEDNPRQKESDSDNEEPPNHNVSDSENEATHGEKDSDSDTEDHPNRHLSDSENEEALNHQASDSDNGEPPRDHSSDFENEESHKQPASDSESEELQKQPASDSESEELQKQPASDSESEEPQKQPASDSESEEPQKQPASDSESEDVSRHKQIGSEDSDGEDRKEKVQNDSHHSDNEHVRKGFQGSDSEDEAPKRHKISDSDEDEKEEEKTVKRKTAILSDSEDDSEKTPAKKVRILSDAEESDSDAASEKSDKRKKNVVSDSEEEEEEEGKENAGKKKGKDLFGSDSESGNEQENLIADIFGESGDEEEEEFTGFNQEDLEEEKGDGDMKEAADESDSDDNIKRGKHMDFMSDFDMMLQRKKSMSGKRRRNRDGGTFISDADDVVSAMIVKMNEAAEEDRQLNTQKKPALKKLTLLPTVVMHLKKQDLKETFIDSGVMSAIKEWLSPLPDRSLPALKIREELLKILQELPSVSQETLKHSGIGRAVMYLYKHPKESRPNKDMAGKLINEWSRPIFGLTSNYKGMTREEREQRDLEQMPHRRKMSSSGGQTPRRDLEKVLTGEEKALRPGDPGFCARARVPMPSNKDYVVRPKWNVEMESSRPGTIKRGISRLEKHKRRFAEQKRLSKVHRAIKFSIEGNRMPL; from the exons ATGGACACCCACTATTACGGCGGGGAGCAGTCAG ATGATGGAGGAGCTACTCCAGTGCAAGACGAGCGAGACTCAGGATCCGATGTGGAAGATGAAGGAAACGAACAACATTCTGGATCGGAGAATGGCAGTGTAGGACACCATTCAGAG aatgaACACAGTGATGGAGAAGATGATGGGCAAGTGGGAGAGCCTCATATGACAGACTCTGAAAATGAAGATAACCcaaggcaaaaagaaagtgaCTCAGATAATGAGGAGCCCCCAAATCACAATGTGAGTGattcagaaaatgaagcaaCTCATGGAGAGAAAGACAGTGACTCTGATACTGAGGACCATCCAAACCGGCATTTAAGTGACTCTGAAAATGAAGAGGCTTTAAATCATCAAGCGAGTGACTCTGACAATGGAGAACCTCCAAGGGATCACAGCAGTGATTTCGAAAATGAGGAATCACACAAGCAGCCAGCCAGTGACTCTGAGAGCGAGGAACTCCAGAAGCAGCCAGCCAGTGACTCCGAGAGTGAAGAGCTCCAGAAGCAGCCAGCCAGTGACTCTGAGAGTGAAGAGCCTCAGAAGCAGCCAGCCAGTGACTCCGAGAGTGAAGAGCCTCAGAAGCAGCCAGCCAGCGACTCGGAGAGCGAGGATGTGTCCAGACACAAGCAGATAGGCTCCGAAGATAGCGATGGggaggacaggaaggaaaaggtgCAGAATGACTCTCATCATTCAGATAATGAACATGTAAGGAAAGGATTTCAGGGCTCTGACAGTGAAGACGAAGCTCCTAAGAGACATAAAATATCAGACAGTGATGAAgatgaaaaagaggaagaaaagacagTGAAGAGGAAAACAGCCATCCTTTCTGATAGTGAGGATGACAGTGAGAAAACAC ctgcaAAAAAGGTACGAATCCTTTCCGATGCTGAAGAATCAGATAGTGACgctgcttcagagaaatctgacaaaaggaagaaaaatgttgtATCTGATagtgaggaggaagaagaagaagaaggaaaagagaatgctgggaagaaaaaaggaaaagatctgTTTGGCAGTGACAGTGAATCTGGAAATGAACAAGA GAACCTGATTGCAGATATATTTGGAGAATCTGgtgatgaggaagaggaggaatttACA GGTTTTAACCAGGAGGATTTGGAGGAAGAGAAGGGTGATGGAGACATGAAGGAGGCAGCAGATGAATCAGACTCTGATGATAACATCAAAAGAGGAAAGCA CATGGACTTCATGTCAGATTTCGACATGATGCTGCAGCGGAAGAAGAGCATGAGTGGCAAGCGCAGGCGGAACCGTGATGGGGGAACTTTCATCAGTGACGCAGATGATGTGGTCAGTGCCATGATTGTGAAGATGAATGAAGCTGCTGAG GAGGATCGTCAGCTAAATACACAAAAGAAACCAGCACTGAAGAAATTAACTTTGCTACCAACTGTAGTTATGCATCTTAAAAA GCAGGATCTCAAAGAAACTTTCATCGATAGTGGTGTTATGTCTGCCATCAAAGAGTGGCTTTCTCCTCTTCCAGACCGAAGTCTGCCAGCACTAAAGATAAGAGAGGAGCTTCTGAAGATCCTGCAAGAG ctgcccagTGTGAGCCAGGAGACCCTGAAGCACAGTGGCATTGGACGGGCTGTGATGTACCTGTACAAACACCCCAAGGAGTCGAGACCGAACAAGGACATGGCTGGGAAGCTGATCA ATGAATGGTCTCGACCCATCTTCGGCCTTACCTCAAACTACAAAGGCATGACCAGAGAAGAGAGGGAACAGAGAGATTTGGAACAGATGCCTCATCGAAGGAAAATGAGCAG CTCTGGTGGTCAGACTCCCCGTAGGGACCTGGAAAAAGTATtaacaggagaagaaaa GGCTCTCAGGCCCGGGGACCCTGGGTTCTGTGCCCGTGCAAGGGTCCCAATGCCCTCCAACAAAGACTATGTCGTCAGGCCCAAGTGGAACGTGGAGATGGAGTCCTCCAGG CCCGGGACTATTAAGAGAGGTATTAGTCGCTTGGAAAAGCACAAGAGACGGTTTGCTGAACAGAAACGACTCAGCAAAGTGCATCGGGCCATCAAGTTCAGCATTGAAGGCAACAGGATGCCCCTGTAG